A window from Tenacibaculum singaporense encodes these proteins:
- a CDS encoding rhodanese-like domain-containing protein — protein MKRGIFLVGLFLTVVVSCKPQTNEAKDITVENLQVVLENEDNVQLLDVRTPEEWAGGVIKTPIKIDITGEDFEGKVSEKLDKTQPVYIYCRSGGRSKKATELLAKKGYETYNVLGGYLEWTEKNKE, from the coding sequence ATGAAGAGAGGTATATTTTTAGTAGGTTTATTTTTAACAGTGGTAGTATCGTGTAAGCCACAAACCAATGAGGCAAAAGATATCACGGTAGAAAACCTACAAGTAGTTTTAGAAAATGAAGATAACGTACAGTTATTAGATGTTAGAACTCCTGAAGAGTGGGCTGGAGGAGTTATCAAAACTCCAATTAAAATAGATATTACAGGTGAAGACTTTGAAGGAAAAGTTTCAGAAAAGTTAGATAAAACACAACCTGTATATATTTATTGTCGCTCAGGAGGTAGAAGTAAAAAAGCTACCGAGCTCCTAGCAAAAAAAGGTTATGAAACCTACAATGTTTTAGGAGGTTACCTAGAATGGACAGAGAAAAATAAAGAATAA
- a CDS encoding SulP family inorganic anion transporter, which produces MDLLKKLIPILEWLPNYKKSQLRGDVVAGITVAIVLIPQGIAYALIAGLPPIYGLYAALMPQLMYAVFGTSRQVAIGPVAMDSLIVATGVSTLALTGSESYIVIAILLALVVGTIQFLMGIFRLGFIVNFLSRPVITGFTSAVALIIGLNQFRNLFGVEFVQSDQIHVLLEDILFRLKYFKTNTTIIGLIACAIIIIFRRINRKIPNALIVVILGIVSIRFFGTELSDVAIVKDIPSGLPKFSMPVIDVALIRELMPIAATLVMVGYLETISIGKTLEAKQDEYRVRPNQELVALGLSNMVGSLFQSYPSASSFSRSAINAESGGTTGVSAIVSAILVVFTLLFLTPVFYHLPKTILSAIIIVAVFNLINVKEARRLWKANNLDFWLLLATFLATIFFGIEYGILIGVVLSLIVLIFRTSRPYVVELGKVPNSDFYRNKSRFKEVILDDEILVFRFDAQLFYANSNYFRDKLDEMTEEKGKALKLIVLDAESINRVDSTGIEMLKERIVYFNKHNIQFYFAGVKGPVRDAFFRGGLLDVVSLDHFFMRANGAVNFYKTGDNQNQKKYAQYIHQAYK; this is translated from the coding sequence ATGGATCTACTAAAAAAACTCATACCGATACTAGAATGGTTACCCAACTATAAAAAATCACAGTTAAGAGGTGATGTAGTTGCAGGTATAACCGTTGCTATTGTGTTAATACCACAAGGTATTGCTTATGCACTGATAGCAGGCTTACCACCAATTTATGGCTTGTATGCAGCCTTGATGCCTCAACTGATGTATGCAGTCTTTGGTACATCACGTCAAGTAGCAATTGGTCCAGTAGCAATGGATTCATTAATCGTAGCAACAGGGGTTTCTACCTTAGCATTAACGGGGTCTGAAAGCTATATAGTTATAGCAATATTACTCGCGCTGGTTGTAGGTACTATTCAGTTTTTAATGGGAATTTTCCGCTTAGGGTTTATCGTAAACTTTTTATCAAGACCTGTAATAACAGGATTTACCTCAGCAGTAGCTTTAATTATTGGATTGAATCAATTTAGGAACTTATTCGGAGTAGAGTTTGTACAAAGTGATCAAATCCATGTATTATTAGAAGATATTCTCTTCAGACTTAAATATTTTAAAACAAATACAACAATAATAGGTTTAATAGCATGTGCTATTATTATAATTTTTAGAAGAATTAATAGAAAAATACCCAATGCGTTAATCGTTGTTATATTGGGTATAGTAAGTATCCGTTTTTTTGGAACAGAATTATCAGATGTAGCCATTGTAAAAGATATTCCATCAGGTTTACCTAAATTTTCAATGCCAGTGATTGATGTAGCTTTAATACGTGAATTAATGCCCATAGCAGCAACCTTAGTTATGGTAGGGTATTTAGAAACTATTTCTATCGGAAAAACCTTGGAAGCTAAGCAAGATGAGTATAGAGTAAGACCCAATCAGGAGTTAGTAGCTTTAGGTTTGAGTAATATGGTAGGATCATTATTTCAATCGTATCCGTCAGCATCAAGTTTTTCTCGTTCGGCAATTAATGCAGAATCGGGAGGAACTACAGGAGTTTCTGCAATAGTTTCCGCAATTTTGGTAGTGTTTACCTTACTTTTTTTAACCCCAGTTTTCTATCACTTACCAAAAACTATTTTATCAGCAATCATTATTGTTGCAGTTTTTAACCTGATTAATGTAAAAGAAGCAAGAAGGTTATGGAAAGCAAATAATTTAGATTTCTGGCTACTCTTAGCTACTTTCTTAGCTACTATTTTCTTCGGAATTGAATACGGAATTTTAATCGGGGTAGTTTTATCATTAATTGTTTTAATTTTTAGAACCTCAAGACCGTATGTAGTGGAGTTAGGAAAAGTACCAAATTCAGATTTCTATCGTAATAAAAGCAGGTTTAAGGAAGTTATTTTAGATGATGAAATTTTAGTATTTCGTTTTGATGCACAATTATTTTATGCCAACTCAAACTATTTTAGAGATAAATTGGACGAAATGACAGAAGAAAAGGGGAAGGCATTAAAATTGATTGTATTAGATGCAGAGAGTATCAACAGAGTTGATAGTACTGGAATAGAGATGTTAAAAGAACGTATAGTTTACTTTAACAAACACAATATCCAATTTTATTTTGCAGGAGTTAAAGGACCAGTAAGAGATGCTTTTTTTAGAGGAGGTTTATTAGATGTTGTAAGTTTAGATCACTTTTTTATGCGTGCCAATGGTGCCGTAAATTTTTATAAAACAGGAGATAATCAAAATCAGAAAAAATACGCACAGTATATACATCAAGCGTATAAATAA
- a CDS encoding cytochrome c oxidase subunit I, producing MSDHHHKETFVTKYIFSQDHKMISKQFLVTGIFMGIIGGFMSMLFRLQIAWPDTSFSIVEAFLGNHQTDGIMNPDMYLALVTIHGTIMVFFVLTAGLSGTFSNLLIPLQIGARDMASGFLNMVSYWLFFLSSVIMIISLFVEAGPASAGWTIYPPLSALPQAIPGSGTGMTLWLVSMAIFIASSLIGSLNYIVTVLNLRTKGLKMTRLPLTMWAFFITAIIGVISFPVLLSAALLLIFDRSFGTSFYLSDIFISGEVLHYQGGSPVLFEHLFWFLGHPEVYIILLPALGISSEVISTNARKPIFGYRAMVGSIMAIAFLSTIVWGHHMFVSGMNPFLGSVFTFTTVLIAIPSAVKAFNYVTTLWKGNLQLNPAMMFSIGLVSTFVTGGLTGLVLGDSALDINVHDTYFVVAHFHLVMGVSALLGMFAGVYHWFPKMYGRMMNKTLGYWHFWLTIISAYGVFFPMHFIGLAGLPRRYYTNTNFPMFDDLADINVFMTIMAIVGGFAQLIFIANFFISMYRGQKATQNPWNANTLEWTTPVEHIHGNWPGAIPEVHRWAYDYSKTDENGEYVHGKDFVPQNVPLLDGEEPS from the coding sequence ATGTCAGATCATCATCACAAAGAAACATTTGTAACTAAATACATCTTTAGCCAAGATCATAAAATGATCTCGAAGCAGTTCCTTGTTACAGGTATATTTATGGGTATCATAGGAGGTTTCATGTCTATGTTATTTCGTTTACAAATTGCATGGCCAGATACATCGTTTTCAATTGTTGAAGCATTCTTAGGAAACCATCAAACAGATGGAATTATGAATCCAGATATGTACCTAGCGTTAGTTACAATACACGGTACAATCATGGTATTCTTTGTATTAACGGCAGGTTTAAGTGGTACATTCTCTAACCTATTAATTCCGTTACAAATTGGAGCTCGTGATATGGCTTCTGGATTCTTAAATATGGTATCTTACTGGTTATTCTTCTTATCATCAGTAATAATGATTATCTCATTATTTGTAGAAGCAGGACCAGCATCGGCAGGATGGACAATTTACCCTCCATTATCAGCATTACCACAAGCAATTCCAGGTTCAGGTACAGGTATGACATTATGGTTAGTGTCTATGGCAATATTTATTGCTTCGTCATTAATCGGATCGTTAAACTATATCGTAACAGTTTTAAATTTACGTACAAAAGGATTGAAGATGACAAGATTGCCATTAACAATGTGGGCATTCTTTATTACAGCAATTATTGGTGTAATTTCATTCCCAGTATTATTATCGGCAGCATTATTATTAATCTTCGATAGAAGCTTTGGTACTTCTTTTTACTTATCAGATATCTTTATTTCTGGTGAAGTATTACATTACCAAGGAGGATCACCAGTATTATTCGAACACTTATTCTGGTTCTTAGGTCACCCAGAGGTATATATCATCTTATTACCTGCATTAGGTATTAGTTCAGAAGTAATTTCAACAAATGCACGTAAACCAATTTTTGGTTACCGCGCAATGGTTGGATCTATCATGGCAATTGCATTTTTATCTACAATCGTATGGGGTCACCACATGTTTGTATCAGGAATGAATCCATTCTTAGGATCTGTATTTACTTTTACAACAGTATTAATTGCAATTCCTTCGGCGGTAAAAGCGTTTAACTATGTAACTACCTTATGGAAAGGTAATTTACAGTTAAACCCTGCAATGATGTTCTCAATCGGATTAGTTTCTACTTTTGTAACAGGAGGATTAACAGGATTAGTATTAGGAGATTCTGCTTTAGATATTAACGTTCACGATACATATTTCGTAGTGGCGCACTTCCACTTAGTAATGGGTGTATCTGCTTTATTAGGAATGTTTGCTGGTGTTTACCACTGGTTCCCTAAAATGTATGGTAGAATGATGAATAAAACATTAGGATACTGGCATTTTTGGTTAACAATTATTAGTGCTTACGGAGTATTCTTCCCAATGCACTTTATAGGATTAGCTGGTTTACCACGTCGTTACTATACAAACACAAACTTCCCAATGTTTGACGACTTAGCAGATATTAACGTATTCATGACTATAATGGCAATTGTTGGAGGTTTCGCACAGTTAATTTTTATTGCCAACTTCTTCATCTCTATGTACAGAGGTCAAAAAGCAACGCAAAACCCATGGAATGCAAATACACTTGAGTGGACTACTCCAGTTGAGCACATTCACGGAAACTGGCCAGGAGCAATTCCTGAGGTTCACAGATGGGCTTACGATTATAGTAAAACAGATGAAAATGGTGAGTATGTACACGGAAAAGATTTCGTGCCGCAAAACGTACCATTATTAGATGGAGAAGAACCATCTTAA
- a CDS encoding cytochrome c oxidase subunit II: MLALFYIFIAVAIGVSFWQITRIMNFRSVIATDKDNEKQGKYALGFLAFLYAMMIYCLIAMNVIMLPEAASFEGEHDDNLFNITFWLIGIVQFGMQFLIFFFTYKYRGNKNNKALFYADSHKLELIWTTIPAVTIVLLIGYGLWAWNNIMYVGDDENPIVIEVYSQQFRWDARYAGEDNQLGLGNVNFIKGINTMGVDMSDPSAQDDKQVTELYLPKGKKVLFKFRSQDVLHSAYMPHFRVQMNCVPGMVTQFAFTPKYTTAEMRQNSEVIAKTEGINKIRRAKGEDPYEFDYLLLCNKICGASHYNMQMKITVVEEEEYNKWLSEQKTLAQVIK, from the coding sequence ATGCTCGCTTTATTTTATATTTTCATAGCAGTTGCAATTGGAGTAAGTTTTTGGCAAATTACTCGTATAATGAATTTCCGTTCTGTAATTGCTACAGATAAAGACAACGAAAAACAAGGTAAATACGCTTTAGGTTTCTTAGCATTCCTTTATGCAATGATGATTTACTGCTTAATTGCCATGAACGTAATCATGTTACCAGAAGCTGCTTCTTTTGAAGGAGAGCATGATGATAACCTTTTCAATATTACTTTTTGGTTAATTGGAATCGTTCAGTTTGGAATGCAGTTTTTAATTTTCTTCTTTACTTACAAGTATAGAGGAAACAAAAACAACAAAGCATTATTTTATGCAGATAGCCACAAATTAGAGTTAATCTGGACAACTATTCCAGCTGTAACAATTGTATTGTTAATCGGATATGGTTTATGGGCATGGAACAACATTATGTATGTTGGAGATGATGAAAACCCTATCGTAATTGAAGTATACTCTCAACAATTCCGTTGGGATGCACGTTATGCAGGTGAAGACAACCAATTAGGTTTAGGTAATGTAAACTTTATCAAAGGAATTAATACTATGGGGGTTGATATGTCAGACCCAAGTGCACAAGATGATAAGCAAGTAACTGAATTATACTTACCTAAAGGGAAGAAAGTATTATTCAAGTTCCGTTCGCAAGATGTATTACACTCTGCTTATATGCCACACTTTAGAGTACAAATGAACTGTGTTCCAGGTATGGTTACTCAATTCGCATTTACGCCAAAGTATACCACTGCAGAAATGCGTCAAAATTCTGAGGTAATTGCAAAAACAGAAGGAATTAACAAAATTAGAAGAGCTAAAGGAGAAGACCCATATGAGTTTGATTACTTATTATTATGTAACAAAATTTGTGGAGCATCTCACTACAATATGCAAATGAAAATTACTGTTGTTGAAGAAGAAGAATACAACAAGTGGTTATCAGAACAAAAAACATTAGCTCAAGTTATTAAATAA
- the ruvB gene encoding Holliday junction branch migration DNA helicase RuvB, which translates to MNENLNPENTNYSNEELDVEKKLRPLSFDDFAGQDQAIDNLKVFVEAANQRDEALDHALFHGPPGLGKTTLAHILANELGVGIKVTSGPVLDKPGDLAGLLTNLDERDVLFIDEIHRLSPIVEEYLYSAMEDYKIDIMIESGPNARTVQINLEPFTLVGATTRSGLLTAPMRARFGISSRLHYYSTELLTTIIQRSAYILKVPISMEAAIEIAGRSRGTPRIANALLRRVRDFAQIKGDGTITIEIARYALKALNVDAHGLDEMDNKILSTIIDKFKGGPVGITTLATAVAENAETIEEVYEPFLIQQGFIMRTPRGREVTDLAYKHLGRIKGTSQGELF; encoded by the coding sequence ATGAATGAAAACCTAAACCCTGAAAACACAAACTACTCAAATGAAGAATTAGATGTAGAAAAAAAACTACGTCCGCTTTCATTTGATGATTTTGCAGGTCAAGATCAGGCAATAGACAATTTAAAAGTTTTTGTAGAGGCAGCGAATCAACGAGATGAAGCATTAGATCATGCCTTATTTCACGGTCCTCCAGGATTAGGAAAAACGACGTTGGCTCATATCTTAGCTAATGAGTTAGGAGTTGGAATAAAAGTAACCTCAGGACCTGTATTAGATAAACCAGGAGACTTAGCAGGGTTACTAACTAACTTAGATGAACGTGATGTTTTGTTTATAGATGAAATCCATCGATTAAGTCCTATTGTTGAAGAATACTTGTACTCAGCAATGGAAGATTATAAAATCGATATTATGATTGAATCTGGACCTAACGCACGAACCGTTCAAATTAACCTTGAACCATTTACTTTAGTAGGAGCAACTACTCGTTCAGGATTGCTTACAGCCCCTATGCGAGCTCGTTTTGGTATCAGTAGTAGATTGCACTATTACTCAACAGAACTACTAACAACGATTATTCAACGAAGTGCCTATATTTTAAAAGTGCCAATTTCTATGGAAGCAGCAATTGAAATTGCTGGCAGAAGTAGAGGAACACCCCGTATTGCTAATGCATTACTACGTAGAGTGCGTGATTTTGCTCAAATTAAGGGAGATGGTACCATCACAATAGAAATAGCTAGATATGCTTTAAAAGCTTTAAATGTAGATGCACATGGGCTAGATGAAATGGATAATAAAATTTTATCTACCATTATTGATAAGTTTAAAGGAGGACCTGTAGGGATAACCACTTTAGCAACAGCAGTTGCTGAAAATGCAGAAACAATTGAAGAAGTATATGAACCCTTTTTAATACAACAAGGATTTATTATGCGTACGCCAAGAGGAAGAGAAGTAACCGATTTGGCATATAAACATTTAGGAAGAATTAAAGGAACTAGCCAAGGAGAGCTCTTTTAA
- a CDS encoding MBL fold metallo-hydrolase: protein MKIEQIYTGCLAQGAYYIESNGEVAIIDPLREVDPYINRAEKDGAKIKYIFETHFHADFVSGHVTLAEKTGAVIVYGPTAKTNYEARIATDGEVFTLGEITITVLHTPGHTMESASYLLKDKDGKNHAVFSGDTLFLGDVGRPDLAQKAANLTQDELAGLLYDSLRTKIMTLEDDVIVYPAHGAGSACGKNLSKETVGTIGDQKKTNYALRADMTKEEFVKEVTDGLLPPPEYFPLNVKMNKEGYQSIDEVIKSGATALSVTDFEKIANETDALILDVRHQSEFIKGFIPQSIFIGLGGTFAPWVGALIKDVTQPILLVTPEGEEETTITRLSRVGFDNVLGYLDGSFAAWKEAGKEVDTLRSVSATILAEAIKKEAPVFDVRKPGEYANEHIVDVPSTPLDFLNEHVEEFPTKEDFYVHCAGGYRSVIAASILKARGFHNIIDVAGGYKAIKETDIPRTATVCPSTLK, encoded by the coding sequence ATGAAAATAGAGCAAATTTATACAGGTTGTTTAGCACAAGGAGCCTATTATATTGAAAGTAATGGAGAAGTAGCAATTATAGATCCATTACGTGAAGTTGATCCTTATATAAACAGAGCTGAAAAAGATGGCGCTAAAATCAAATATATTTTCGAAACTCACTTCCATGCAGATTTTGTAAGTGGTCATGTTACGCTAGCTGAAAAAACAGGAGCAGTAATTGTATACGGACCAACAGCAAAAACAAATTATGAAGCTCGTATAGCAACAGATGGAGAAGTATTTACATTAGGAGAAATTACAATTACTGTATTACATACTCCAGGACATACAATGGAAAGTGCTTCGTATTTACTAAAAGATAAAGACGGAAAAAATCATGCAGTTTTTAGTGGAGATACCTTGTTTTTAGGTGATGTTGGACGCCCAGATTTAGCGCAAAAAGCAGCAAACTTAACGCAAGATGAATTAGCAGGATTATTGTACGATAGTTTACGTACAAAAATTATGACGCTGGAAGATGATGTAATTGTATATCCAGCACATGGAGCAGGATCGGCTTGTGGTAAAAACTTAAGCAAAGAAACAGTAGGTACAATTGGCGATCAAAAGAAAACTAATTACGCACTTCGTGCAGATATGACCAAAGAAGAGTTTGTTAAAGAAGTAACAGACGGATTATTACCTCCACCTGAATATTTTCCTTTAAATGTAAAAATGAATAAGGAAGGGTATCAATCTATCGATGAAGTTATCAAAAGTGGAGCAACAGCTCTATCAGTAACAGATTTTGAAAAAATAGCAAACGAAACAGATGCGTTGATTTTAGATGTACGTCATCAATCAGAATTTATTAAAGGATTTATTCCACAATCAATTTTTATTGGTTTAGGAGGAACATTTGCTCCATGGGTAGGGGCATTGATTAAAGATGTTACTCAACCAATTTTATTAGTTACTCCAGAAGGAGAAGAAGAAACTACTATTACACGCTTATCTCGTGTTGGTTTTGATAATGTATTAGGATATTTAGATGGAAGCTTTGCAGCTTGGAAAGAAGCAGGAAAAGAAGTAGATACGTTACGTTCTGTTTCTGCAACTATTTTAGCAGAAGCAATAAAAAAAGAAGCACCTGTTTTTGATGTTAGAAAACCAGGAGAATACGCAAATGAGCATATTGTAGATGTACCAAGTACACCGTTAGACTTCTTAAACGAACATGTTGAAGAATTTCCAACAAAAGAAGACTTCTATGTACACTGTGCTGGTGGATACCGTTCGGTAATTGCAGCGTCTATTTTAAAAGCAAGAGGATTCCATAATATAATAGATGTTGCTGGAGGATATAAGGCTATTAAAGAAACTGATATTCCAAGAACAGCAACAGTATGCCCATCAACTTTAAAATAA